A part of Propioniciclava coleopterorum genomic DNA contains:
- a CDS encoding TetR/AcrR family transcriptional regulator: MARDVRERAREAVRTEIAQALSDLFAARGFDAVTVEEAAREVGISRATFFRYFGSKEDAVIAAMDGVGVDFGAVLDTLDPVAGESAWGLLLRTFQRTLEGVDESSDADRARLRMIHSTPSLRGRLTARRVSREDSLADALTRRGVPLARAQAAAAAGLAGLDVTWRRWANGTALTMQRALADTFADLAATDTPL, from the coding sequence ATGGCCAGGGACGTTCGGGAACGCGCCCGCGAGGCGGTCCGCACCGAGATCGCGCAGGCGCTCAGCGACCTGTTCGCCGCGCGCGGCTTCGACGCGGTCACCGTCGAGGAGGCCGCCCGCGAGGTCGGCATCTCCCGCGCGACGTTCTTCCGCTACTTCGGCTCCAAGGAGGACGCCGTCATCGCGGCCATGGACGGCGTCGGCGTCGACTTCGGCGCCGTCCTCGACACCCTCGACCCCGTCGCGGGCGAGTCCGCCTGGGGGCTGCTGCTGCGCACGTTCCAGCGCACGCTGGAGGGCGTCGATGAGAGCTCGGACGCCGACCGCGCCCGCCTCCGGATGATCCACAGCACCCCGTCGCTGCGCGGCCGGCTGACAGCCCGCCGCGTCAGCCGCGAGGACTCCCTCGCCGACGCGCTGACCCGCCGCGGCGTCCCCCTGGCCCGCGCGCAGGCGGCCGCGGCCGCCGGTCTCGCCGGGCTGGACGTGACGTGGCGCAGGTGGGCCAACGGCACCGCCCTCACCATGCAGCGCGCCCTCGCCGACACCTTCGCCGACCTGGCCGCGACCGACACCCCGCTCTAA
- a CDS encoding agmatinase family protein, whose protein sequence is MNSPFLEDVNQVEDAEVAIFGAPLDSGATYRPGARFGPQGIRRSTNLFGTYCYELGIDLREQLNMVDIGDIFTIPGNLEKSFDQISQAMAHVYQRGVFPVILGGDHSIGYPTIRGLAPYVDGNVGIIHFDRHVDTQETDLDERMHTTPWFHATNIKNAPATNLVQVGIGGWQAPRAGVKVGRERGTTVITVGDVERVGIEKVAEVALETAWKDAKAVYLSFDIDVIDAGFVPGTGWPEPGGLLPREALNMIRMIAGEGISGLEVVECSPPYDWAEQTALLSSRVILDALAMLVRNGHLGTKAAQLDRHAWGPQAA, encoded by the coding sequence CTGAACTCGCCCTTCCTCGAGGACGTCAACCAGGTCGAGGACGCCGAGGTCGCCATCTTCGGCGCGCCCCTGGACTCCGGGGCGACGTACCGGCCGGGTGCCCGGTTCGGCCCGCAGGGCATCCGCCGGTCCACGAACCTGTTCGGTACCTACTGCTACGAGCTGGGCATCGACCTGCGCGAGCAGCTCAACATGGTGGACATCGGCGATATCTTCACGATCCCGGGCAACCTGGAGAAGTCCTTCGACCAGATCAGCCAGGCGATGGCGCACGTCTACCAGCGGGGCGTCTTCCCGGTCATCCTCGGGGGCGACCACTCCATCGGCTACCCGACGATCCGGGGGCTGGCGCCCTACGTCGACGGCAACGTCGGCATCATCCACTTCGACCGGCACGTCGACACCCAGGAGACCGACCTGGACGAGCGGATGCACACGACGCCGTGGTTCCACGCCACCAACATCAAGAACGCCCCCGCCACGAACCTCGTGCAGGTCGGCATCGGGGGCTGGCAGGCGCCGCGGGCCGGCGTCAAGGTGGGACGCGAGCGGGGCACCACCGTGATCACGGTCGGCGACGTCGAGCGGGTCGGCATCGAGAAGGTCGCCGAGGTCGCCCTCGAGACGGCGTGGAAGGACGCCAAGGCGGTCTACCTCTCCTTCGACATCGACGTCATCGACGCCGGCTTCGTTCCCGGGACTGGCTGGCCCGAGCCGGGCGGCCTGCTTCCGCGCGAGGCGCTCAACATGATTCGGATGATCGCCGGCGAGGGGATCTCCGGGCTCGAGGTCGTCGAGTGTTCGCCGCCGTATGACTGGGCCGAACAGACCGCTCTGCTCAGCTCGCGGGTGATCCTGGACGCCCTGGCGATGCTGGTCCGCAACGGCCACCTCGGCACGAAGGCGGCCCAGCTCGACCGGCACGCCTGGGGGCCGCAGGCCGCCTGA
- a CDS encoding YciI family protein, with protein sequence MTQYFLTVPHDAGEEPTMESMLEFAPAELDALLAAVDAFNSDLTKAGAFVAAGGLQPPSAAVTVDVTGGVPRHTPGPFVDAPSYVGGFWIIEAPGMSEALAWAERASAALGSRIEVRALQEEPA encoded by the coding sequence ATGACGCAGTACTTCCTCACCGTCCCGCACGACGCGGGCGAGGAGCCCACGATGGAGTCGATGCTCGAGTTCGCCCCGGCTGAGCTGGACGCACTCCTGGCGGCCGTCGACGCCTTCAACTCCGACCTGACGAAGGCGGGGGCGTTCGTCGCCGCCGGTGGCCTGCAGCCGCCCTCGGCGGCGGTCACGGTCGATGTCACCGGAGGCGTGCCCCGTCACACCCCGGGCCCGTTCGTCGACGCGCCCTCCTACGTGGGCGGCTTCTGGATCATCGAGGCTCCTGGGATGTCCGAAGCCCTGGCCTGGGCGGAACGCGCCTCCGCCGCTCTGGGTTCTCGCATCGAGGTCCGCGCGCTTCAGGAGGAGCCTGCCTGA
- a CDS encoding TetR/AcrR family transcriptional regulator: protein MPKQVDRHERRESIAHALWRVVDQQGWARATLREVASEAGVSLGQLQHYFSSRAEMLAFAVEFASEQTARRVADALAALGRPPHPREALRVVLTEMLPLRPDARATSRLHAAYVAEALHDPALKAQVGAGMRDGRAQIEALIRQAIRDGQIGPGRDPVVETDLVLAVTGLAPLLELDVIEPGAAHAAIDEHLDRLFVPGSVGVPSGTPEPPPLAGTARRDPSTHRSTPMKAGTA, encoded by the coding sequence GTGCCGAAACAAGTCGATCGCCACGAGCGACGCGAGTCCATCGCCCACGCGCTGTGGCGGGTCGTGGATCAGCAGGGCTGGGCGCGCGCCACCCTGCGTGAGGTGGCGAGCGAGGCGGGCGTTTCGCTGGGCCAGCTCCAGCACTATTTCTCCTCGCGTGCCGAGATGCTGGCCTTCGCGGTCGAGTTCGCCTCCGAGCAGACGGCCCGTCGCGTGGCGGACGCGCTGGCGGCGCTCGGCCGGCCCCCGCACCCGCGCGAGGCGCTCCGCGTGGTCCTCACGGAGATGCTGCCGCTGCGTCCGGACGCCCGGGCGACCAGCCGCCTCCACGCGGCCTACGTCGCCGAGGCGCTCCATGACCCCGCGCTGAAGGCGCAGGTGGGCGCCGGAATGCGCGACGGGCGGGCACAGATCGAAGCCCTCATCCGGCAGGCGATCCGCGACGGTCAGATCGGTCCGGGTCGTGACCCCGTCGTCGAGACCGACCTCGTGCTCGCGGTGACGGGCCTCGCCCCGCTGCTCGAACTGGACGTCATCGAGCCGGGCGCGGCGCACGCCGCCATCGACGAGCACCTGGACAGACTCTTCGTCCCAGGTTCCGTGGGAGTGCCTTCAGGGACGCCGGAGCCCCCACCGCTGGCCGGGACCGCACGCCGTGATCCTTCGACCCACCGATCCACTCCGATGAAAGCAGGCACCGCATGA
- a CDS encoding DUF1992 domain-containing protein — protein sequence MTSPELPARFYNPYAFEFDTETVIALLADRHIRQAIERGEFDDLPGSGRPLDLPAQHDPDWWLKGLIKREGLALLPASIQLRKDDAALDDLLDRLPHEDAVRREVRQFNERVVRARYLPPAGPPLITMPRDVDATVTAWTARREARAEEARRQSSEHTSGTLPPQRRRRRPARWRRRG from the coding sequence ATGACGAGCCCCGAACTGCCCGCCAGGTTCTACAACCCGTACGCGTTCGAGTTCGACACCGAGACGGTGATCGCGCTGCTCGCCGACCGACACATCCGCCAGGCGATCGAACGCGGTGAGTTCGACGACCTGCCCGGTAGCGGCCGCCCGCTGGACCTGCCCGCCCAACACGACCCCGACTGGTGGCTCAAGGGCCTCATCAAGCGCGAGGGCCTCGCGCTGCTGCCGGCGTCCATCCAACTGCGCAAGGACGACGCCGCCCTGGACGACCTGCTCGATCGGCTCCCGCACGAGGACGCCGTCCGCCGCGAGGTCAGGCAGTTCAACGAGCGGGTGGTCCGCGCCCGGTACCTTCCCCCAGCAGGACCTCCGCTGATCACGATGCCCCGCGACGTCGACGCCACGGTCACCGCCTGGACCGCCCGCCGAGAAGCCCGAGCCGAGGAGGCGCGCCGCCAGAGCAGCGAGCACACGAGCGGCACTCTCCCACCCCAAAGGAGGCGTCGTCGTCCCGCCCGCTGGCGGCGTCGCGGCTAG